One stretch of Mobula birostris isolate sMobBir1 chromosome 5, sMobBir1.hap1, whole genome shotgun sequence DNA includes these proteins:
- the med11 gene encoding mediator of RNA polymerase II transcription subunit 11: MGTYGPANEKLRNLEEVEKEIALILQSAASAILEMSKEKVTERTLDRHATQFTTSVQRVEMELSSQIRYLTQVATGQPHEGSSYSARKDAQMAVNRVEYTHLKVRDLARTCDQMLEHP; this comes from the exons ATGGGCACGTACGGGCCGGCCAACGAGAAACTCCGCAACCTGGAGGAGGTCGAGAAGGAGATCGCGCTCATCCTTCAGAGTGCAG ccaGCGCCATCCTGGAGATGTCAAAGGAGAAGGTGACGGAGAGGACGCTGGACCGACACGCCACCCAGTTCACTACCTCCGTCCAACGGGTGGAGATGGAGCTCTCCAGCCAGATCCGCTACCTCACCCAG GTCGCCACAGGACAGCCTCACGAAGGTTCCAGTTACTCGGCACGGAAGGATGCTCAGATGGCAGTGAACCGTGTGGAGTACACCCACCTCAAGGTGCGAGACCTGGCCCGGACCTGCGACCAGATGCTGGAGCACCCGTGA